The Corynebacterium halotolerans YIM 70093 = DSM 44683 region CGCCTCGTGTGCCTCGGCCTGGGACTCCAGCACGTAGTGGCAGTCGTTGGTCACCAGCGGCGGCAGGTCGAGCCGGCGACCGATCTCGAGCAGGCCGTCGCGCACCCGGTTCTCGATCTCCAGACCGTGATCCATCAGCTCGAGGAAGTAGTTGTCCCGGCCGTAGATGTCCTGCCACATCGCGGCGGCCTCGAGCGCCTTGTCGAACTGCCCCAGGCGCAGGCGGGTCTGCACGTCACCGGAGGGGCAGCCGGTGGTGGCGATGATGCCGTCGGCGTGCTCGGCGATCAGGTCGGCGTCCATGCGCGGCCACTTGCCCAGCTGGCCCTCGTAGGAGGCCATCGACGACAGGTAGAACAGGTTGCGCAGGCCGGTGGCGTTCTCGGCGAGCATGGTCTGGTGCAGGTACGCGCCGGAGGCCGAGACGTCGTCGGATTTCTGGTGCGGCTCGCCCCACTTCACGCGCTGCTTGTTGAAGCGCGACTCGGGTGCCAGGTACGCCTCGATGCCGATGATCGGCTTGACGCCGGCGGACGTCATCTTCTTGTAGAAGGCGTCGGAGCCGTACATGTTGCCGTGGTCGGTCATCGCGACGGCGGGCATGCCCTGGCGGTCGACCTCGTCCGCGAGCATATCGATCTTCGCCATCCCGTCGAGCATCGAGAACTCGGTGTGATTGTGCAGGTGAACGAAGGACGATTTCTTGGCCATGACCGTCAGTCTAGTCGGCGAATTACACGTACGAAATACGCCTGATCGTTCCTGCTGAGAATGCTTGCCGACGCCACCGCGACGGCACCGCCGGCAGGTGGTGGGGGTAGGGTGACGCGCATGATCTACGGTGTCGCGGCGTATCTGCTCTGGGGGCTCATGCCGGCCTTCTTCCCCCTCCTTCTCCCGGCCGGCCCCCTGGAGATTCTCGCCCACCGCATCGTCTGGGCCGGCGTCATCATGGCCGTGTTCGTCACGGTGCGCCGCGGCTGGGGTGAGTTGCGGCAGGCCTCCGTGCGCACCTGGGCGCGCATGGGACTGGCCGGGTTGCTGATCGCCGGGAACTGGCTGATCTACATCATCGCCGTCAACTCGGGGCACGTCTCCGAGGCCGCGCTCGGCTACTTCATTAACCCGCTGGTCAGCGTCATCTTCGGCGTGATCTTCCTCCGCGAACGGCTGCGCCGCGTCCAGCTGGTCGCGGTGCTGATCGCCGCCGTCGGAGTGCTGCAGCTGACCTTCCTGACCGGCACTCCCCCGGTGCTCGCCCTGTCCCTGGCGCTGACCTTCGGCCTCTACGGGCTGATCAAGAAGCGGGTGGACGTCTCCGCCGCCGGATCGCTGACCGCCGAGACCCTGCTGCTGGCGCCCTTCGCCCTGGGGTACGTGGTCTACCTGGAGGTCACCGGCACGGGCACCATGACCAGCGAGGGGCCGGGGCACCTGGCGCTGCTGGTGTCCGCGGGTCTGGTGACCGCCGTGCCGCTGCTCCTGTTCGGAATGGGCGCGAAGCTGATCCCGCTGTCCACCATCGGGATGCTGCAGTACCTGACCCCGACCATGCAGATGCTCTGGGCGCTGTTCGTGGTCAACGAGCAGCTCGAGCCCGCCCGGTGGATCGGCTTCATCATCATCTGGATCGCGGTGGCCGTCTACCTGATGGAGCTGCTGCACCAGCGGCGGCAGAGAGAGCGGCCGGGGGATCCCGCCACCGTTGTCGACGCCGCCCCTTCCGACTCTGCCGGCACCGAGGCTGACATCCGGAGCTGAACGGGTTCTCTCCCGCCCCTCACCGAGATCACCTGCCCGAAAGGACTTCACCGAGATCGGGGACTGATCTCGGTGAGGAGGCCCCCGCGAGACCGAGAGCGGGTGCTGCTCTCGGCTAAGCGGTCTCGGTCCGGCGATCTCGGTGAGGAGGCGGCCGGCCGCGGCGCGGACTCGGTGATCGGCCGCGCGCCGGATCAGCATCTCCAGCTCGGCGGCCACGTCCTCGGGCACGAGGACCCGGGCGAGCGTCACCAGTGTGTTGCGTTCATCCCCGTCGACGCCCGCCAGCAGCTGCGGGACCGACTCCAGCATCGCTAGTACCGGGGCGGCGGGAGCGATTCCGTCAGTGATCCGCGAGAGCCGACGCGATCAACACGGTGACGTCGGGATCGGTCTCAGGTCCGGGCAGCTCACCGTCGAGGAGCCCGGTACGGAGCCATTCCCCGAACTGGAAGTCACGCGTGCGCGGCGGCCCTCCGCCCCGGATCTCGTCGGCGAGCACCACCGTGAGGCCCACCGGTCGACGGTCCACCACCTTGGGGAATTGTTCGGCATGGTCTCGCCACCCCGGCAGACCGAAGCGGAACCGTACAGATACATGCCGACCACCTCCCCCGGATCAGCCCGGTCCAGGTGGTCCAGCAGCCTGGCGAGGAGCTCATCCATCGGGTCCTTCTCACGATCCCGGTCCCGCTACCGCTCCACCTCCACGGGCCGCACACCGAATCGGCCCCACGCCGCGTCCGGCGGGAGCGCCTCCACGGCGGCGACGTCCTCGTCCTCGGCCACCCCGCGCAGAACTTCGCCGGTGTCCCAGATGATCACGGCGTCGAGATGCTCCGGGACGGGCACGTTGCCGACACCCGAGAGGCTGTGGGCGATGCGGTCGAGTTCGCGGTGGAACACGTCCGCGCGGGTCTCCCCCTCGACCGGCTCGGGCAGCGGGAAGGGTGAGGCGAGCTCGATGATCATGGCGTTGACGCGTCCCACCGGCTCAAGCACCTCCTCGGCCTCGGCCGGGCTCAGGGGGTCGGTGAAGGTGACCAGGGCGAAGGCCTCCTCGTCCGCCGGGGCGGCGGCGAGGCTGTCCGCCGCCCGCCGGCGGTAGTCGTCGAAGGACTCGCCCGCGTCCATGCCGAGCGTGTCCCCGTTGGGCGGCATCGGCTTCGCGGTGCGGTCGTCGAAGATCCCCACGATGAGCAGGGCGGCCAGCGCCACCACCGCGACAACCGCGACGATCTTGCGGATTCTGTCGGCCGGGTCAGTCACTTGCGCACCACGTCCAGCGCGTGCTGCAGGTCATCCGGGTACGGGGCCTCGATCTCCGTCCAGCGGCCGGTGCCCGGGTGGGTGAAGCCGAGGCGCACGGCGTGCAGCCACTGGCGGGTCAGGCCCAGTCGGCCGGCCAGCTCCGGATTGGAGCCGTACATGGGATCACCCACACACGGGTGCTTGATCGCGGACATGTGCACACGGATCTGGTGGGTGCGCCCGGTCTCCAGGGACACCTCCACGAGCGTGGCCTCGGGGAACGCCTCGATCGTCTCGTAGTGGGTCACGGCGTGTTTGCCGTCGCTGGTCACCGCGAAGCGCCAGCCGGCGGAGGGGTGGCGGCCGATGGGGGCGTCGATCGTGCCGGAGAACGGATCCGGGTGCCCCTGCACGAGCGCGTGGTAGGTCTTCTCCACCGTCCGGTCGCGGAAGGCCTGCTTGAGCACCGAGTAACCCCGCTCGGAGGCGGCGACGACCATGACCCCGGAGGTGCCCACGTCCAGTCGCTGCACGATGCCCTTGCGCTCCGGCGGGCCGGAGGTGGAGATGCGGAAACCGGCCGCGGCCAGGCCACCGACCACGGTCGGGCCCTCCCAGCCGACGGTCGGGTGGGCGGCCACCCCGACGGGCTTGTTCACGGCGATGATGTGGGAGTCCGAGTAGAGCACGTCGAGGCCCTCCACCCGCTCGACCTTCGGGGTCAGCGGTTCGGCGGGCTCCGGCAGCGTGACCTCCAGCCACGTGCCCTCGGTCAGGCGGTCGGACTTGCCGACGGCCGCGCCGTCGACGAGCACGTCGCCGTCCGCCGCCAGTTCGGCGGCGACGGTGCGGGAGATGCCCAGCAGCTTGGACAGCGCGGCGTCGACACGCATGCCGGCCAGCCCCTCGGGCACGGGCAGATTACGAATCTCACGACTCATCTGCGGTGACCTCCCTGCGCTCGTCCTCGTCCTGTACCCGCTTCTCCTCCCGGTGCTGCCGCCGCTCGTCGGCCAGCATCGCGATCACGAAGACGACCACGCCGACGGTGATGGCGGAGTCGGCGAGGTTGAACACCGCGAAATCGCCCACCGAGATGAAGTCCACGACGTGGCCGAACCAGAAGCCCGGCTCGCGGAACAGGCGGTCGATCAGGTTGCCCAGTCCGCCGCCGGCGATCAGCGCCAGGCCGACGGCCGTCCCGCGGTGGCGGATGCGCGGGGCCGCGACGGCGACGCCGATGACGAAGGCGAGCTGGATGGTGGTGAACAGCCAGGTGGAGTTCTCCCCCATCGAGAACGCCGCGCCCGGGTTGAACAACAGGAAGAAGCGGAACCAGTCCCCGATCACGGGCACCGGGACGCCTGGTTCCAGCCAGGAGAGCATGATCGCCTTGGTGATCTGATCCACGGCCGCGACGACGAGGACTATCGCGGCCATCAGTGGCACATTCTTCCGGTTTCGCTGGCTTCCCTGACTCACACGGTCCATCTTCCCCCATGCGCTGGGCCAGGGTCCACCCGCCCCTCCCCGTGGGGCGGGCGGGACCGGCGCGTCGGGTACCGTGGACGCGTGCCATCCCAGACCTTCTCCCGGCTCTCCCGGCGCCCCGTCCGCACCCTGGCCGCCGTCGTCACCGCCACCGCCCTGACGCTGGTGGGCTGCTCCGGTGAGGAGGTGGACTCCTCCGTCGAGACCCCCGTGGGTCTGCCGGTCGACCCGCCCCGGGTGACCGTCCAGTCCACCGGATCCGGCCCCGGACAGGTGCTCAGCTACCGCGACGTCCAGGAGGAACGCGACCCGGACTCCCCGCAGCAGTCGGTGAGCGTGGAGGTCTCCGACGGTTTCAACCAGACCCTCGTGCAGGCCGACGCCGTCGACGTGCAGGCCCCGGCCGGCGGCGACGTGAACACCATGACGCTGCCGCTGAGCGGCGGGACCACCGCCGCCGAGGAGGCCGATCCCGAATCCGAGGTCGAGCGGGAGGCCAGTCGCGACGTTGAGCTGCGCCTGGGCCAGCCCTCCTACACGGACCTGGAACTGACCGACGACATCCGCAGCGCCGAGGGCTTCCTGCTCGGCTGGCGCGGCGGGGACGACGGTTCGGTGTCCACCGTGCGCCTGGCGGCCCCGAAGGAGGCCACCGACGAGGGCCGCGCCATGGCCGAGGAGTCGATCATGACGCTGCTGTCGATGCCGGTCATCTTCCCCGAGGAGGCGGTCGGCCCCGGCGCGACCTGGTCGGTGGACTCGCGCGTGACCGGTGACGCCACCCTGCTGCAGACGACCACCTTCACCCTGGTCTCCGTCGAGGGCGACCTGGTCGAGCTGAACGTGGACGTGCAGCAGCGGCCGGCCCTGGGCGCGCTGAACTTCGAGGGCCGGCCCGGCGCGGAGGAGATGGCCGGCGAGACGCTCAACGTGCTCAACTCCAACACCACCAGCGAGGGCAGTCTCACCGTCGACCTGACCAAGCCCCTGCCGGTCGACGGGCGCGTGGCCTACACCACGCGGGTGGTCTACGGCGGCGAGAACTCCGACGTCCGCGTCGTCCAGGACTCCACGAACGCCATCACCTACCGCTGAGTCCTGCGCTAGACTCGTGGTCATGATCCTTCGGTAACTGATCCCCCGGACCCAGATCCCGTCCGCGCGGCCGCAGCCCGTTTGCCGGGTTCCCGCGCGCCGAACCGAAGGAGTCTCCCATGGCCTCTCCCCACCACCTCAAGATCGACGGTGTGAGCTTCACATACCCGGGCGGTGTGCGCCGGGTGCTCACTGACCTCACCTTCGCCGTCCCCTCCGGGCAGGTCACCGGCCTGATCGGCGAGAACGGCGCCGGAAAGTCCACCCTGCTGGAGCTGATCGCCGGCGTCCTGGTCCCGGATGTCGGGACGGTCACCACCCCGCCGACCACCGGTTTCATTGCCCAGGAGACGCAACTGCCGTTCAGCTCGCCGGCCGCCCCACTCATCGACGCCGCCGTGGCCGAGCTGCGCGCCGTCGAGACGCGGATCAGCGAACTGTCCCTGCGCCTGGGTGAGGACTCCTCCCCCGCGGAGGCCGATGAGGTGGCCCGTGACTTCGACGCCGCCCTGGCCCGCGCGGAGCAGTCCGGGGTGTGGGAGCTCGACTCCCGCATCGCCTCGGTGCTCGCCGGTCTCGGCCTGGCCGACGTCCCCCTGGAGACCACACTGGGCGAGATGTCCGGGGGCCAGCGCCGCCGCTTCGCGCTCGCGGCCCTGCTGCTGCGCCCGGTGGACGCCCTCGTGCTCGACGAACCGACGAACCACCTCGACGACGCGGGCGTGGACTTCCTCATCGCGGAGCTGCAGGATTTCCCCGGTCCGGCGCTGGTGGCCAGCCACGACCGCTTCTTCCTCGACGCCGTCGCGGACTCGCTCGTCGACCTCGACCCGGGGCTGGGGCCGGAGGGCGGCGTCGGCGAGGCGACCCGGCAGGGCACGCAGTTCACGGGCGCGTTCACCGACTATCTCGCCGCCCGGGAGACCACCCGCCGCCGCTGGGCGGAGCTCCATGCCGCGCAGGAACACGAGCGTGCCCGCCTGGAGAAAGCCGCCGGGCAGGGTGAGAACGACATCTTCCACAGCTCCACGCCGAAATCGGAGTCGCGGATCTCGCAGAAGTTCTACGCCGACCGGGCCGCGAAGACGGTGGGCAACCGGCTGCGCTCGGCGCGCTCCCGACTCGAGGCCCTGGAGCGGGCAGCCATCCCCGCCCCGCCGGCGCGCCTGCGCTTCCACGGCATCCCGGAGCACGTCACGCTGGCCGTCCTCGGCGAGCCCGCGGTCGTCGCCCGGGATCTGGTGGTCACCGACCGGCTGGGGCCGCTGACGGTGACGGTGCAGCCGGGTCAGCATCTGCTGGTGGAGGGCCCCAACGGGGCGGGCAAGTCCACCTTCCTGGCGACGCTCGAGGGCCGGCTCACCCCGGATGAGGGGCTGCTGCGCATCCCCGAGGAGATCACGGTGGCCCGGCTGAGCCAGGACGACGAGTGGGTGGAGCTGGACACCCCGGCCGCGGAGATCTTCGCCGCCCGCGTCCCGTCCGGTTCCCCCGACCTGCGGGAGATGGGCCTGATGAACGAGGAAACCGCCGCCCGGCCCCTGGGGGAACTCTCCCTGGGTCAGCGGCGGCGGGTGTCGCTGGGCATCATCCTGGCGTCACCGCCGGATCTGCTGCTGCTCGACGAGCCGACCAACCACCTCTCCCTCGCGCTCGCGGAGGAGCTGGAGCAGGCGCTGGCCGATTTCCCCGGCACGGTCGTCATAGCCACCCACGACCGGTGGATCCGTCGGCGCTGGCAACAGCGTACCGACGGCCGGGCGAGACTGGTCACCCTGGAAAGGTGACCGGCCGGTCGAGCAGACCGGTTACTGCGCCGGGGCCGGAGCCGGCTCCTCGGCGGGGGCCTCCGCCGGCGCCTGGGCCGGATCCTCGGCCGGGGCCTCACCGGTGTTGTCGAGGCACATCGCCGGCACCTGCTCGGGCGCGACGGTGTTGGTGATCAGGGTGCAGGCCCAGGACTGGGACAGCTTCCAGGTGCCGTCCTCGTGGATGAACTCGACGTTGTCGGCCACCTGGGCGGGCTGGTCCGGCAGGGTGAAGTTCACCGTGGCCAGGACGGAGTCCGGGGTGTAGCCCGGCAGGACCGGGTCGACGACCTGGAAGTCCGCGCCGGACTCCTCCTTGGAGATGGTCATGGTCTCGAACAGCTCGGGCGCGGTCTCACCGCCCTGCACGGTGGTCACACGCTCCTCCATCGGCAGCGAGGAGTCGGTGGCCTTCGACAGCACCGCGTTGAGGTCGGCGGCGGTCGGCAGCTCCGGGGCGGCCTCGGTGGTGGTCTCCGCGCTGGTGGTGGTTTCGGTGGTCTCCGTGGTGGTTTCCTCCCCGCCGCAGGCGCTCAGCGCGAGGGCGGCGCCGAACGCGGCGGTGAGGGCGGTGATCTTGGACAGCTTCACGTAATCTCCTCGGTCGGTGGTGGCGCCGTCAGGTGCAGGTGGCGGGGAACTGGTGCCCCGGGTGGGTACATGACGCCAGCATCGGGCTAAATCGTACACGTTACCATTCCGTGATTTCACATCCGTGCGGGAGCAGACCGGCGCTGTCCGTGGCCCCCACTGTGGCAGTCTGGTGCCATGAGCCCCACCTCCCCGCGCATCAGCGTCCTGACCACCGGCGGGACGATCGCCTGCCGCACCGCCGCCGACGGATCCCTCTCCCCCACGGTCACCGGCCCCGAGCTCGTTGCCGCCATGAGTGCAGTAGGCACAGTGGGCACAGTGGGCGCAGTGGCCGACCGTACCGGCGCCGGCCCGGACGTCCGCGCCCGCGAACTCACCCTGCTCGACTCGTCGAAGATCACGCTCGCCGACGTCGACGGGCTCATCGCTGCCGTGCGCGGGGAACTCGCCGACCCGCACGTCACCGGCGTGGTGGTCACCCACGGCACCGACTCGATGGAGGACTCCGCCCTCGCCCTGGACCTGGTCCACGACGATCCCCGCCCCGTGGTCTTCACCGGCGCGCAGCGCGCCTTCGACCACCCGGAGACCGACGGCCCCGGCAACCTGGCGGCCGCGGTGGAGCTGGCCGCCGACCCGGCCGCCCACGACCGCGGCGTGCTCCTGGCCTTCGGCGGGCAGGTGCTGCCGGCCCGTGGACTCATCAAGCGACACACCTCGGAGCTGGCCGCCTTCGCCTCGGCGGCCGCGGCGGACCTCGCCCGGCCCGAACCGCTGCCCGTGGTCCCGCTCGCCGGCACGGAGGTCATGGTCCTGGCCGCCTGGCCCGGCGCGGGACGCGAACTCGTCGACGCCGCCGTGGCCGCCGGTGCGCAGGGGCTGGTCATCGAGGCCCTCGGCTCGGGCAATATCGGCGCGGGCATGGGCGAGGGCGTGGTGGACGCGCTCGACGCGGGCATCCCGGTGGTGATCTCCACCCGCGTGCCGGAAGGCGCGGTCAAGCTCGCCTACGCCGGTTCCGGCGGCGGAGCCACCCTGGCCGGGCACGGGGCCGTCGCGGCCGGCCACCTGCGCGCCGGGCAGGCGCGGATGGTGCTGGCCACCGCACTCGCCGCGGGCGTGGATCCGGCGGCGTTGTTCTAGTTGTTCTAGTTGTTCCGGCCGTTCCGGCCCGCGTTCCGCCGGTCGACCATCTCGTTGATCCAGACCGGCGCGTACGGGGACGTGCAGTTCGGCGGCGTCGGATAGTCCTTGAGCACCGCCAGGCGCTCACCGATCGCCAGCGCCCTCGCCCGGTGCCCCTCGTGGTGGATCCCGATCTGGGCCAGGCAGTTGTTCATCGCCCACTGCAACCGGTCCGGGGCCTGCCCCATCTCCGCCTCGATGACGTCGAGCAGCCCGGAAAGATCCAGTCCCGACGGCTTCTTGACGATCCGCTCCGCGGTCAGTTCCCAGCCCGCGGCCGCGACCCGGGCGTCCGCATCGGCGGACCAGGACAGACGCAGCTCCTCGGAGCGCGGATGCTTCTTGCCCAGGTAGTTGACCAGCCAGTCCTGTTCCTTGGGCGTGCGCGCCTGACGCAGCATCGCATCCAGCTCATCCATCTCGTAGTTGCGGGGACGGCTGATGAGGACGGCCAGCAGCCGGGCCGCGGAATCCCCCGTCGCCCACAGCTCGCGGGCGAGCTCAGGCCGGCTCTTCAACCGCTTGGCCACCGCCCGCAGCCTGGTCAGGTTCACGCCGTGGTCGTCGCCGTGCCGGGCGTTGACCTCACGGATCCTCGGGTCCTCGAGTTCGGCCAGCTCGGCCGTCACCGCGGTTGCTGTCTCGGTCACTGTCTCGGGCATCGCGCTCTCCTGTTCTCCGGGTACGGGTTCACCCTAGAACGGGACCCGGACACGAGAGCCGGCGAGGACGACAGACCGGGAGTACGGCCCTCCACGACGGCACCGTTGCGCGGGCGCCACCCCACGGACCTCAGCGTTCGGCGGCGAGGATCATCCGGTCCACGGTACCGAGCACCTCATCGACGTAGGCGGGATTCACGCCCGGTTCGCGCCGGGCGGCGATCAACTCCTCCTGGGCCGCGCGAAGCGCCCCGAGGCGCAGCTTCCCGGCGGCGCGCCGCTGTTCGGCGAACCGTCCGGCGGCCTCGGTATCGTCGCCCAGCTCCCGGCTGATCCACTGCCGGATGGCGTCGATCCTCTCCGTCGGGACCTCGGGGTGCTCTTCCAGGTGGGCCCGGGCCGCCCGGCGCACCCGCTCGACCAGCTCGGCCCGGGCCTGATCCCCGGCGGCATCGGGGCCCTGCTCCAGATTCAGCCGGCCCATCAGCCACGGCAGCGTCAGCGCGGGCAGGACCATGGTGATCAGCAACACCACCAGGGCGATGACCGCGAGCTCGTGGTGGAAGGGGAAGAAACCGGAGGGGATGGACAGCACCAGGGCGAGGGTAACCAGACCGCGCATGCCGGCCCAGCTCATCAGCAGTGCCTCCTGCATGCGCAGGGGAGCGGTGTTGGTGCGGCCCCGCCACCGGTTGATCCGGTAACTCCCCCACAGCCAGAGGAAGCGCACCGCGATGGCCGCCAGGGACAGCACCACGCCGACCCCCACCGCGGCCCACAGATCGGAGCCGACCTCCTCGACGGCGTCCCGCACACTCAGGCCGATCAGTCCGAAGGCGACGCCCGTGAAGAGGATCTCCACCGTTCCCCAGAAGGCTCCGCCGGACAGCCGGTCCTCCGCGCCGATCGACGCCCGCGAGTTCATCTCCACGGCGGCGATGACGATCGCGATGACCCCGGAGGCCCCCACCTCCTCGGCGAGGAGATAGATGGCGAAGGGCAGCACCCAGGTCAGCGCGTTGCTCGCCTCGACGCTGGGGACATGGTCGGTGAACCAGGCCGACAGCCGGCCGCTGAGCAGGCCGAGGGCCACGGCGGCGATCACGGACCACAGGAAGCTGAGCACCCCGGCGGTCCAGGACAGCTCGGAGCCCGCGACCAGGGCGCCGAGCGCCACGTGGAAGGTCACGATCGACGCCGCGTCGTTGAACAGCCCCTCACTCTGCAGCGAGGTGATGATGCGCCGTGGAATGCCCACCGGTTCCGCGACCGCGTCCACGGCCACGGGGTCCGGCGGGGCGAGGGCGGCGGCCAGCACGATGGCCGCGGCCACCCCGATGCCCGGCAGCAGCAGAAGGGTGACGCCGGTCAACACCGCGATCGTGGCGAACACCAGCAGCACCGACAGGGAGACGATGGTGGAGAGCTGACCGCGGATCACGGGCCAGGAGGTGCGGCGCGCCAGGGCCCACAGCAGCGGTGGCAGGAACACCGGGAGGATGAGTTCGGAGGGGATCTCCAGTTCCGGGATCCCCGGAACCAGGAATGCCCCCGCGGTGACGATGGTGAGCAGGGCGGGCCAGGGCAGCCCGATGCGCTCGCCGACCGCAACCACAGCGACGGTCGTCAGAAGGAGCGCGGCGATCATCAGCAGGGTGGTCATGTCCCCTGTTATACGCCCGCGGGCGACCCTGCGCGGACGGGCCCCCTAGCCGTCCGCCAGGGCCTCACGCGCCTCCCGCTCGGCGAGCCAGTCGCCCCAGTCGAGACTGTCCACCGGATCCGCGGGTGCCAGGACCGGATCGTCGACGGCGAAGGAGCGGGTGCGGCCTGGCCCGGTGGTGCGCGTCTCGAAGCGCACGGTGACCACCCCGTGGCCGGAGCCCTGCACCCAGCCGTGCCCGTACTCCGGGTGGCGCACGTCCTGCGTGGCCCGCCACCCCGAGGGCGGGGGCGGCTCGTCGATCTCCACGACCTCCTCGCCGGCGGATTCTCCCCCGCGCACGCCGACCTCGTAATCGGTGGTCGGGGGCTCGGGGCGGACGACCTGCCGGTCGAGTTCGGGGAAGAGCACGTCCTGCCGGGCGGTCTCCAGCCCGGAGAAGCTGACCCCCACCAGGCGGATGGGCCCCACCTCGTCGGGGTAGCGGGCCAGGCGCGCGGCGGTGGCCAGCAGGGTGTCGAGGTCGTCGGTCGCGTACGACAGGGTCAGGGAGCGGGACTCGATGCGGAAGTCCGCCATCCGCAGCTTGACGGTGACGGTGCGCGCCCCGCGGCCGTCGCGGAGCAGCCGCCGGTGCGCCCCCTCCCCCGCCCGGGTGATCGCGGCGTCGACCTGGCCCGTGGTGGTCAGGTCGGTCTCGTAGGTGTGCTCGGCGGAGACCTGCTTGGCCTCCGCGCGCGGGGCGACGGGGCGGTCGTCGGTGCCGCGGGCGAGCGTCCACAGGCTCAGGCCCACCGTCGCGCCGAGGCTGATCTCCACCTCCTTCCGGCTCATCGCCGCCAGGTCCGCGATCGTGTCGATGCCCATCTGGTGCAGTTTCGCCCCGGTGACGGGTCCGACGCCCCACAGCACCTTCACCGGCATGGGACCCAGGATCTCCCGCTGCTCCTCGACGGGGATGAGGAACACCCCGTCGGGCTTGGCGGCGTCGGAGGCGATCTTCGCGTACTGCTTGCCCGAACCCGCGCCGATCGACGCCGGCAGCCCGGTCTCCTCGCGGATGATCCGCCGCAGGTTCTCCGCCCAGGCCCGGACCTCGTCGGGGCTTGTGTCCGCCAGCTCGGGCGGCTCCAGGAAGCCCTCGTCGATGCTGAGGCGTTCAACGACGCCGGCCTCGCGGGCGACGATCTCGAAGACGCGTCTCGACGCCGTGCTGTAGACCTCCTTGCGCGGGGCGACGACGACCGCGGACCAGCCGACCAGTGCGCGGGCCTGGTGCATGGGCATCGCCGAGCGGGCGCCGTAGGGGCGGGCCTCGTAGGAGGCCCCGGCGACGACGCCGCGGCCGCTGACCCCGCCCACGAGGACCGGGCGGCCGCGCAGGGTGGGGCGGGTCAGCTGCTCGCAGGACGCGAAGAAGGCGTCCATGTCGATGTGCAGTACCCAGCGTCTCATCACTGACCAGGGTAATCGACCACGTGTGCGGTGGTCCCGTCG contains the following coding sequences:
- a CDS encoding DNA polymerase IV, encoding MRRWVLHIDMDAFFASCEQLTRPTLRGRPVLVGGVSGRGVVAGASYEARPYGARSAMPMHQARALVGWSAVVVAPRKEVYSTASRRVFEIVAREAGVVERLSIDEGFLEPPELADTSPDEVRAWAENLRRIIREETGLPASIGAGSGKQYAKIASDAAKPDGVFLIPVEEQREILGPMPVKVLWGVGPVTGAKLHQMGIDTIADLAAMSRKEVEISLGATVGLSLWTLARGTDDRPVAPRAEAKQVSAEHTYETDLTTTGQVDAAITRAGEGAHRRLLRDGRGARTVTVKLRMADFRIESRSLTLSYATDDLDTLLATAARLARYPDEVGPIRLVGVSFSGLETARQDVLFPELDRQVVRPEPPTTDYEVGVRGGESAGEEVVEIDEPPPPSGWRATQDVRHPEYGHGWVQGSGHGVVTVRFETRTTGPGRTRSFAVDDPVLAPADPVDSLDWGDWLAEREAREALADG